Proteins co-encoded in one Streptococcus ruminicola genomic window:
- a CDS encoding GlsB/YeaQ/YmgE family stress response membrane protein, with product MIGSLIVGALIGIIAGAITKKGESMGCIYNIFAGLVGSFVGQSLFGYWGPSLAGMAILPSVLGAIIVIAVVDLFFG from the coding sequence ATGATTGGATCATTAATTGTTGGGGCTTTGATTGGGATAATTGCAGGAGCTATCACTAAAAAAGGTGAGTCAATGGGCTGCATTTATAATATTTTTGCTGGACTTGTGGGCTCATTTGTTGGTCAAAGTTTGTTTGGTTATTGGGGACCTAGTCTTGCTGGCATGGCGATTTTACCATCTGTTCTTGGCGCTATTATTGTCATTGCAGTGGTGGATTTATTTTTCGGATAA
- the pnp gene encoding polyribonucleotide nucleotidyltransferase, translating to MSKQTFETTFAGRPLVVEIGQVAKQANGAAVIRYGESTVLSAAVMSKKMSTGDFFPLQVNYEEKMYAAGKFPGGFNKREGRPTTDATLTARLIDRPIRPMFAEGFRNEVQVINTVLSYDEDASAPMAAMFGSSLALSISDIPFNGPIAGVQVAYIDGEFIINPSAEQKEASLLELTVAGTKEAINMVESGAKELSEDIMLEALLKGHEAVQELIAFQEEIVAAVGKEKAEVELLQVDPELQAEIIAAYNADLQKAVQVEEKKAREAATEAVKEEVTAVYEERYADDENYETIMRDVAEILEQMEHAEVRRLITEDKIRPDGRRVDEIRPLDAEIDYLPKVHGSGLFTRGQTQALSVLTLAPMGETQIVDGLGAEYKKRFLHHYNFPQFSVGETGRYGAPGRREIGHGALGERALAQVLPSLEEFPYAIRLVAEVLESNGSSSQASICAGTLALMAGGVPIKAPVAGIAMGLISDGSNYTILTDIQGLEDHFGDMDFKVAGTREGITALQMDIKIEGITPQILKEALAQAKKARFEILDLIEATIPAPRTHLAPTAPKIDTIKIDVDKIKVVIGKGGETIDKIIEETGVKIDIDEEGNVSIYSSDQAAIDRAKEIIAGLVREAKVGEVYHAKVVRIEKFGAFVNLFDKTDALVHISEIAWTRTANVSDVLEVGDEVDVKVIKVDDKGRVDASMKALLPRPPRAEKHEKEHKGHSPFGGHLRDHKEKHDKID from the coding sequence ATGTCAAAACAAACTTTTGAAACGACTTTTGCAGGTCGTCCACTTGTTGTTGAAATTGGTCAAGTTGCTAAACAAGCTAATGGCGCTGCAGTGATTCGTTACGGTGAATCAACTGTTCTTAGTGCAGCTGTCATGTCTAAAAAAATGTCAACTGGTGACTTCTTCCCACTTCAAGTAAACTACGAAGAAAAAATGTACGCTGCTGGGAAATTTCCAGGTGGTTTCAACAAACGTGAAGGTCGTCCGACAACTGATGCGACATTGACAGCACGTTTGATTGACCGTCCAATTCGTCCAATGTTTGCAGAAGGTTTCCGTAATGAAGTTCAAGTGATTAACACTGTTCTTTCTTATGACGAAGATGCTAGTGCACCAATGGCAGCTATGTTTGGTAGCTCACTTGCTTTGTCTATTTCAGACATTCCATTTAACGGACCTATCGCTGGTGTTCAAGTGGCTTATATCGATGGTGAATTTATCATCAATCCATCAGCTGAACAAAAAGAAGCATCTCTTCTTGAATTGACTGTTGCCGGTACAAAAGAAGCCATCAACATGGTTGAATCTGGTGCTAAAGAATTGTCAGAAGACATCATGCTTGAAGCTCTTCTTAAAGGACATGAAGCTGTTCAAGAATTGATTGCCTTCCAAGAAGAAATCGTTGCAGCTGTTGGTAAAGAAAAAGCAGAAGTTGAATTGCTACAAGTTGACCCAGAATTGCAAGCTGAAATCATTGCAGCCTACAATGCTGACCTTCAAAAAGCTGTTCAAGTCGAAGAGAAAAAAGCGCGTGAAGCAGCGACAGAAGCTGTCAAAGAAGAAGTAACTGCTGTTTACGAAGAACGCTACGCAGACGATGAAAATTATGAAACAATCATGCGTGACGTGGCTGAAATTCTTGAACAAATGGAACATGCCGAAGTTCGTCGCTTGATTACAGAAGATAAAATCCGTCCTGATGGTCGTCGTGTTGACGAAATCCGTCCATTGGATGCTGAGATTGATTATCTTCCAAAAGTTCACGGTTCAGGTCTCTTCACACGTGGACAAACTCAAGCCTTGTCAGTTTTGACACTTGCTCCAATGGGTGAAACTCAAATCGTTGATGGACTTGGTGCTGAGTACAAGAAACGTTTCTTGCACCACTACAATTTCCCACAATTCTCTGTTGGTGAAACAGGACGTTATGGTGCGCCTGGTCGTCGTGAAATTGGTCACGGTGCTCTTGGTGAACGTGCTCTTGCGCAAGTTCTTCCAAGCCTTGAAGAATTCCCATATGCTATCCGTCTTGTAGCTGAAGTTTTGGAATCAAATGGTTCATCTTCACAAGCATCAATCTGTGCAGGTACTCTTGCCCTTATGGCTGGTGGTGTTCCAATTAAAGCACCAGTAGCTGGTATCGCCATGGGATTGATTTCAGATGGTAGCAACTACACAATCTTGACAGATATTCAAGGTCTCGAAGATCACTTTGGTGATATGGACTTTAAAGTTGCAGGTACTCGTGAAGGTATTACAGCACTTCAAATGGATATCAAGATTGAAGGTATTACACCGCAAATCTTGAAAGAAGCTCTAGCCCAAGCTAAGAAAGCTCGTTTTGAAATCCTTGATTTGATTGAAGCAACTATCCCAGCACCTCGTACTCACTTGGCACCAACAGCACCAAAAATTGATACAATCAAGATTGATGTTGATAAAATCAAAGTGGTTATTGGTAAAGGTGGTGAAACCATCGATAAAATTATCGAAGAAACTGGTGTTAAAATCGATATCGACGAAGAAGGAAATGTATCTATCTACTCATCTGACCAAGCTGCTATCGACCGTGCCAAAGAAATTATTGCTGGTTTAGTTCGTGAAGCTAAAGTTGGTGAAGTTTACCACGCTAAAGTTGTTCGTATTGAAAAATTCGGTGCTTTTGTTAACCTCTTTGATAAGACAGATGCCCTTGTTCACATTTCAGAAATTGCATGGACACGTACAGCTAACGTTTCTGACGTTCTTGAAGTTGGTGACGAAGTTGATGTTAAAGTTATCAAAGTAGATGACAAAGGACGTGTTGATGCGTCAATGAAAGCTCTTCTTCCACGTCCACCAAGAGCTGAAAAACATGAAAAAGAACACAAAGGTCACTCACCATTTGGCGGACACTTGCGTGATCACAAAGAAAAACACGATAAAATCGACTAA
- the cysS gene encoding cysteine--tRNA ligase, producing the protein MTIKIYDTMTRSLRDFVPITENTVNMYVCGPTVYNYIHIGNARSVVAFDTIRRYFEYRGYKVNYISNFTDVDDKIIKGAAEADMDTKAFSDKFIAAFMEDVKELGVEPATKNPRVIDYMDEIIAFVKDLVDKGFAYEANGDVYFRVAKSKNYAKLANKTLEDLEVGASGRVDGEGDIKENPLDFALWKAAKPGEVSWKSPWGQGRPGWHIECSVMATSILGDTIDIHGGGADLEFPHHTNEIAQSEAKTGKTFANYWMHNGFVNVDNEKMSKSLGNFVTVHDMLKTVDGQVLRFFLATQQYRKPVNFTEKAVHDASVNLKYLKNTFTLPLGEAVDAAELAKFKADFEAAMDDDFNTANGITVVFDMAKWINSGNYDQVTKDTFAKMLAVFGIVFEEEVLDADIEALIEKRQEARANRDFATADAIRDQLAAQGIKLLDTKDGVRWTRD; encoded by the coding sequence ATGACAATTAAAATTTACGATACAATGACCAGAAGTCTTCGTGACTTTGTCCCAATTACTGAAAATACAGTTAACATGTATGTTTGTGGACCAACAGTTTACAACTATATTCATATTGGGAATGCTCGAAGCGTTGTTGCTTTTGACACGATTCGTCGCTATTTTGAATACCGTGGCTACAAAGTAAATTATATTTCTAACTTTACCGATGTTGATGATAAAATCATCAAAGGTGCAGCTGAAGCTGATATGGACACAAAGGCATTTTCTGATAAATTCATTGCAGCCTTTATGGAAGATGTCAAAGAACTCGGTGTAGAACCAGCAACAAAAAATCCACGTGTTATTGATTACATGGATGAAATTATTGCTTTTGTCAAAGACCTTGTGGACAAAGGTTTTGCTTATGAAGCGAATGGTGATGTGTATTTCCGCGTGGCTAAAAGCAAAAACTATGCTAAATTAGCCAATAAAACTTTGGAAGACCTTGAAGTTGGTGCTAGTGGTCGTGTTGATGGCGAAGGTGACATCAAAGAAAATCCACTTGATTTTGCCCTTTGGAAAGCTGCTAAACCAGGTGAAGTTTCATGGAAAAGCCCTTGGGGACAAGGACGTCCTGGTTGGCACATTGAATGTTCTGTAATGGCGACAAGTATTTTAGGTGATACTATTGATATTCACGGTGGTGGAGCTGATTTGGAATTTCCACACCACACTAATGAAATTGCTCAATCAGAAGCCAAAACTGGAAAAACATTTGCTAATTACTGGATGCACAATGGTTTTGTCAATGTTGACAATGAAAAAATGTCAAAATCTCTTGGCAACTTTGTGACAGTTCACGATATGTTGAAAACTGTTGATGGTCAAGTACTTCGTTTCTTCCTTGCGACACAACAATATCGCAAACCTGTCAACTTTACCGAAAAAGCTGTTCACGATGCATCTGTTAACCTTAAGTATTTGAAAAATACCTTTACCTTGCCACTTGGAGAAGCTGTTGATGCAGCTGAACTTGCAAAATTCAAAGCTGATTTTGAAGCAGCGATGGATGATGATTTTAACACAGCAAATGGTATTACAGTTGTCTTTGACATGGCGAAATGGATTAATTCAGGGAATTATGACCAAGTAACCAAAGATACTTTTGCTAAAATGCTTGCTGTATTTGGTATTGTTTTTGAAGAAGAAGTGCTTGATGCGGATATCGAAGCATTGATTGAAAAACGCCAAGAAGCACGTGCTAATCGTGACTTTGCCACAGCCGATGCCATCCGTGACCAATTAGCAGCACAAGGCATTAAATTGTTAGATACCAAAGATGGCGTGAGGTGGACACGTGACTAA
- the cysE gene encoding serine O-acetyltransferase: MGWWKETIDIVKKNDPAARSSLEIILTYPGVKALAAHRISHFLWKHGLKLLARMHSQFWRFWTQIEIHPGAEIAEGVFIDHGSGLVIGETAIVEKGVMLYHGVTLGGTGKDVGKRHPTVREGALVSAHAQVIGPIEIGKNSKVGAAAVVVSDVPADVTVVGVPAKVVRVHGKKDENAIHDLEEHREYYTSKLEAACYESLHSSKL, from the coding sequence ATGGGTTGGTGGAAAGAAACCATTGATATTGTAAAGAAAAACGATCCAGCGGCTCGTAGCTCTCTGGAGATTATACTAACTTACCCTGGTGTCAAAGCCTTGGCTGCGCATCGTATCTCACATTTCTTGTGGAAACATGGCTTGAAATTATTAGCGCGCATGCATAGCCAATTCTGGCGCTTTTGGACACAAATTGAAATTCACCCAGGAGCTGAAATTGCTGAGGGTGTCTTTATCGACCATGGTTCTGGTCTTGTTATTGGTGAAACAGCAATTGTAGAAAAAGGAGTTATGCTTTATCATGGTGTGACTCTTGGTGGAACGGGTAAGGATGTCGGGAAACGTCACCCAACCGTTCGCGAAGGAGCACTTGTTTCAGCGCACGCACAGGTTATTGGACCAATCGAAATTGGAAAAAATTCCAAAGTCGGTGCGGCAGCTGTCGTTGTATCGGATGTTCCAGCAGATGTAACAGTAGTCGGAGTACCAGCGAAAGTTGTTCGTGTTCATGGTAAAAAAGATGAAAATGCCATTCATGACCTTGAAGAACACCGTGAGTACTATACTTCAAAACTTGAAGCAGCTTGCTACGAAAGTTTACATTCATCAAAACTTTAA
- a CDS encoding SseB family protein codes for MTNLNELDIRLRAFVNAPDNFLDSIALVNALHNIPVLASDQPYALDIEGQKVTPVFSDKEDLETFKSEQASANDQNWVERPTLDVLKEVIEKGLTGIVFNLKKTGDFGNSTIFKSSELIQFLNAYTTILNKLMGEENLAADTLDKYYLVPAFVHPRDDKSFDRMFPTMSTPEGKSYVPAFSNLQSFAKWYNHKDFGTPFRNAQGSILTWRLADIYQPGHGENDIDETVGVAINPFDDQQILVDWSEIDEDE; via the coding sequence ATGACAAATTTAAATGAACTTGATATTCGTTTGCGCGCGTTTGTTAACGCACCAGACAACTTTTTAGATAGCATTGCGCTTGTCAATGCCTTGCACAACATCCCAGTTTTGGCTAGTGATCAACCTTATGCTCTTGATATTGAAGGGCAAAAGGTGACTCCTGTCTTTTCTGATAAGGAAGATTTGGAAACTTTCAAATCTGAACAAGCTAGTGCCAATGATCAAAATTGGGTTGAACGTCCAACTTTGGATGTTTTAAAAGAAGTCATTGAAAAAGGATTAACTGGAATTGTCTTTAACCTTAAGAAAACAGGCGATTTTGGCAATTCAACTATCTTCAAAAGTAGTGAATTAATCCAATTTTTGAATGCTTACACAACTATTTTGAATAAACTTATGGGTGAAGAAAACCTTGCGGCTGATACTTTGGACAAATACTACCTTGTCCCAGCCTTTGTTCACCCACGTGACGATAAAAGCTTTGACCGTATGTTCCCAACAATGTCTACACCAGAAGGTAAAAGCTATGTCCCAGCCTTTTCAAATCTTCAAAGTTTTGCTAAATGGTATAATCACAAAGATTTTGGAACACCATTTCGCAATGCTCAAGGAAGTATCTTGACATGGCGTTTGGCTGATATTTATCAACCTGGACACGGTGAAAACGACATTGACGAAACGGTCGGAGTTGCCATTAATCCCTTTGATGACCAACAAATTCTTGTTGATTGGTCTGAAATCGACGAAGACGAATAA
- the adhE gene encoding bifunctional acetaldehyde-CoA/alcohol dehydrogenase — MAKATNADVKNNELSAEELAQQYTGALVEKALEAERVYATYSQEQVDNIVAAMALAGSEASLELAKEAHAETGRGVVEDKDIKNHFATEYVYERIKNEKTVGIIGEDKVSGSIQIAAPLGVLAGIVPTTNPTSTTMFKILVALKTRNAIVFAFHPQAQNCSAHAAQILYDAAVKAGAPENIVQWIETPSLANTSALIQNPKIASILATGGPGMVNAALKSGNPSMGVGAGNGAIYVDATAHVDRAVEDLLLSKRFDNGMICATENSAVVEAPIYDEWLQKMQDKGAYLVPKKDYKKIEDFVFNDRHGVNGPVAGMPATWICEQAGVKLPEGKDVLLFELDKKNIGEKLSSEKLSPLLSVYKAKDRSEGVEIVEALLDYQGAGHNAGIQIGSQADPFVAEYGDAVKASRVLVNQPDSVGGIGDVYTDALKASLTLGTGSWGKNSLSHNLSTGDLLNVKTVAKRRNRPQWIRLPEKTYYEKNAISYLQDEYEPMQRALIVADPGMVQFGFVDTVLAQLALRDEKVATSIYGTIKPDPTLGQTIEIAKQMRDFKPDTVIAVGGGSALDAAKIARYIYEYSLDQEADFLDSYENVSELFLRLQQKFIDIRKRIVKFKHQTATRLFCIPTTSGTGSEVTPYAVITDDHTHVKYPLTDYELTPQVAIVDPEFVMTVPKRTVALSGLDTLSHALEAYVSVMASDLTRPWSLEAIKLVIENLEDSYNYDPKHPTLRGEQARENMHYAATLAGMAFSNAFLGINHSIAHKTGGEFGLPHGLAISIAMQHVIRYNGVAGNVKRSVFPRYEEYRAQRDYADIARSLGLKGKDDAALVEALCERIDALMKAVDVDPRLSANGVTKEAFDAAVDKLASLAYDDQCTPANPRQPYIAELKQLLIDMF, encoded by the coding sequence ATGGCTAAAGCAACAAATGCAGATGTAAAGAATAACGAGTTGAGCGCAGAAGAATTGGCTCAACAGTACACTGGAGCTCTTGTCGAAAAAGCTCTTGAAGCTGAACGTGTTTATGCAACTTATTCACAAGAACAAGTTGATAACATTGTCGCAGCGATGGCTCTTGCAGGTTCAGAAGCTTCACTTGAATTAGCAAAAGAAGCTCATGCAGAAACTGGTCGTGGTGTCGTTGAGGATAAGGATATTAAGAACCACTTCGCTACTGAGTACGTTTATGAACGTATCAAAAATGAAAAAACAGTAGGTATCATTGGGGAAGATAAGGTTTCAGGAAGTATCCAAATCGCAGCACCTCTTGGTGTTTTGGCTGGTATTGTTCCAACAACAAACCCAACTTCAACAACAATGTTCAAGATTTTGGTAGCTCTTAAAACACGTAATGCGATTGTCTTTGCCTTCCACCCACAAGCGCAAAACTGTTCAGCACATGCCGCACAAATTCTTTATGATGCCGCAGTGAAAGCTGGTGCTCCAGAAAACATTGTTCAATGGATTGAAACACCATCTCTTGCAAACACATCAGCATTGATTCAAAATCCGAAAATTGCTTCTATCTTGGCAACTGGTGGACCTGGTATGGTAAATGCCGCTCTTAAATCAGGTAATCCATCAATGGGTGTTGGTGCTGGTAACGGTGCTATCTACGTTGATGCAACTGCCCATGTTGATCGTGCTGTAGAAGACTTGTTGTTATCAAAACGTTTTGATAACGGTATGATTTGTGCCACAGAAAACTCTGCAGTTGTTGAAGCACCAATCTATGATGAATGGCTTCAAAAAATGCAAGACAAAGGTGCTTACCTTGTGCCTAAGAAGGACTATAAAAAAATCGAAGACTTTGTCTTCAATGATCGCCATGGTGTTAATGGACCAGTGGCTGGTATGCCAGCGACTTGGATTTGTGAACAAGCTGGCGTGAAATTACCAGAAGGAAAAGATGTTCTCTTGTTTGAACTTGACAAGAAAAACATTGGTGAAAAACTTTCTTCTGAAAAACTTTCTCCACTCCTTTCAGTTTACAAAGCTAAAGATCGTAGCGAAGGTGTTGAAATTGTCGAAGCACTTCTTGACTACCAAGGTGCAGGACACAATGCTGGTATCCAAATTGGCTCTCAAGCAGATCCATTTGTTGCTGAATATGGCGACGCTGTGAAAGCATCACGTGTCTTGGTTAACCAACCAGATTCAGTCGGAGGTATTGGTGATGTCTACACAGATGCACTTAAAGCTAGCTTAACACTTGGAACAGGATCATGGGGGAAAAATTCATTGTCACACAATCTTTCAACTGGCGATCTCTTAAATGTTAAGACAGTTGCCAAACGTCGCAACCGTCCTCAATGGATTCGCCTACCAGAAAAAACTTACTACGAAAAAAATGCCATTTCTTACTTGCAAGATGAATACGAACCAATGCAACGCGCTTTGATTGTTGCAGACCCAGGTATGGTTCAATTTGGTTTTGTTGATACTGTTCTTGCTCAATTGGCATTGCGTGATGAAAAAGTTGCGACATCAATTTACGGCACTATCAAACCAGACCCAACACTTGGTCAAACAATTGAAATCGCAAAACAAATGCGTGATTTCAAACCGGATACAGTTATTGCAGTCGGTGGTGGTTCAGCACTTGATGCGGCTAAAATTGCACGTTACATCTATGAATACTCACTTGATCAAGAAGCTGATTTCCTTGACAGCTATGAGAACGTCAGCGAACTCTTCTTACGTTTGCAACAAAAATTCATTGATATTCGTAAACGTATCGTGAAATTCAAACACCAAACAGCAACTCGTCTCTTCTGTATTCCAACTACATCTGGTACAGGTTCAGAAGTTACACCATACGCTGTTATCACTGATGATCACACTCACGTTAAATATCCTTTGACTGACTATGAATTGACTCCACAAGTTGCTATTGTGGACCCAGAATTTGTTATGACAGTGCCAAAACGTACCGTTGCTCTTTCTGGTTTGGATACTTTGTCACATGCCCTTGAAGCTTATGTTTCAGTTATGGCATCTGATTTGACTCGCCCATGGTCACTTGAAGCTATCAAGTTGGTTATCGAAAACTTGGAAGATTCATATAACTATGATCCAAAACACCCAACACTTCGTGGTGAACAAGCGCGTGAAAATATGCACTACGCAGCAACACTTGCTGGTATGGCCTTCTCAAATGCCTTTCTAGGTATTAACCACTCAATCGCACACAAAACTGGTGGTGAATTTGGTCTTCCACATGGTCTAGCTATCTCAATCGCTATGCAACACGTTATTCGTTACAACGGTGTGGCTGGAAATGTAAAACGTTCAGTCTTCCCACGTTACGAAGAATATCGTGCACAACGTGACTACGCTGATATTGCCCGTAGCCTTGGTCTTAAAGGTAAAGATGATGCAGCATTGGTTGAAGCACTTTGCGAACGTATTGATGCTTTGATGAAAGCCGTTGATGTTGACCCTCGTCTTTCTGCAAATGGTGTGACAAAAGAAGCTTTTGATGCAGCTGTTGATAAATTGGCATCACTTGCTTACGATGATCAATGTACACCTGCTAACCCACGTCAACCTTACATTGCTGAGTTGAAACAATTATTGATTGACATGTTCTAA